The genomic window TCTTCCATCTTAAGTTCGATAGCCCTGAAGGCAGGGGAAATCCCTTTTGGAGTGAGGTAGATTGTTTATCCAAAGGGTTTCCAAAAAGGATTGCAGCGTACAGCAGGACAGGACCCAGCCTACATGTTGCTGCCATGGCGCTCCAGATCATCAAAAAATTAGTCTTCTAGATTATACTTAACAAAATAATATAGTAGCGTATTTAAATGAGGAGATTAAGCATTAGCTTCTTCTTTAACCGCTAACTGTCCGCAAGCAGCATCGATATCTTTACCGCGGCTACGGCGAATGTTGGTATTGATCCCCTGGCTTTTTAAATAATTGGAAAATGCATCGATCTTATCCCCCTCTGCATTGGTGAAATCAGCGAAAGAAATGGGGTTATATTCGATCAGGTTTACCTTGCAAGGGATATGTTTGCAAAATTTAGCTAGATCCATAGCATCAGAAATTTCATCGTTAAAATGATTAAAAACAATGTACTCGTAAGTTACCGGATTTTTGGTTTTAGCGAAATAATATTTTAATGCATCGGCCAGTGCCTTTAACGAGTTGGCCTCATTGATTGGCATGATCTCGTTACGTTTTTTATCATCAGCAGCATGAAGCGAAAGCGCCAGATTAAATTTTGCGCCGTCATCACCTAATTTCTTGATCATTTTAGCAATACCTGCTGTAGAAACCGTAATACGCTTATAACTCATGTTTAAGCCATCTGGCGCAGTTATACGCTCAATCGACTTCAATACATTGGCATAATTTAACAGCGGCTCTCCCATTCCCATATACACGATATTGGTAAGGGGATTGTTGTAATTCTGTTTAGCCTGCTTATCGATCAATACTACCTGGTCATAAATTTCATCAGCGTTTAAATTGCGCTTACGGTCCATGTAGCCAGTTGCACAGAACTTGCAGGTTAAACTGCAGCCTACCTGAGAGCTTACGCAAGCAGTCATACGATCTTCTAGAGGAATTAAAACCCCCTCTACAATATTGCCATCTGCTAACCGGAAAGTATTTTTAATGGTATGGTCGCTACTAAACTGAGAATTGTTAACCTGAACAGCATTAATGGCAAAAGTTTCGCCCAATGCCTTACGAAGATCTTTAGAAAGGTTGCTCATCTGCTCGAAACTCGTAGCCGATTTCTCCCAAAGCCATTGGTAAATCTGCTTAGCCCTAAATGCAGGTTGTTGCATCGCTACAAGATGTTGCTGCAATTGAGGTAGATCTAATGCACGGATATCGGTTTTTTTTGCTGTTACCATTTGTTGCAAAGGTACTTAAAAAAGGTGTAAGGCAGAAAGGTAGATGGTTAAGGGGGTCTGTAAGATGCCAAATTTTACAATTAATTAGCTTTATCTTCCTCTGCCTCTTGAGTTTGGCTTACTGATAGTCTTACTTTTGGTGGGTCTGGAATTTCTGTTGCCCGTATTGCTTTTGCCATTTGGTTTTGCTCCTGAGTGACCAGCGTTCTTTTTGCCTGTTGATTTTGGTCCAGATGGCTTTGGCTTGAACGATTTTTTAGGCTGTTCTTCCTTGAGTTCAGGGATTTCTTCCCAGGCATTTGCTTTTTTCTTAATAGTGCTTTTAGGTTTTGTTTTGGCCTCTGATGATGAATTTTCAACACTTTTAGTGATGCTTTTCATCTCGTCTTCAGTAAGTTCTCTAAATTCTCCTGTCGGAATACCTTTTAAATTGATATTCATAATGCGCGTACGCTCCAATTTGGTCACTTCGTAGCCAAAATGCTCGCACATTCTTCGGATCTGTCTGTTTAAGCCCTGGATTAAGATGATATTGAAAACAAAAGTGCTGATCTGCCTTACCTTGCATTTACGCGTATTCACACCTAAAATTGGAACACCATTGCTCATCTCGAAAATAAAATCTTCAGTAATCGGTTTGTTAACCGTTACCACATATTCCTTTTCGTGTTTATTCCCTGCCCTTAAAATTTTGTTAACGATGTCGCCGTTGTTGGTCAGGAAAATCAGACCTGACGAATCTTTATCTAATCGGCCAATTGGAAATATCCTTTCGCTATGGTTAACGTAATCAACAATATTATCGCGTACGCTGCCTTCTGTGGTACTGGTAATGCCGACTGGCTTGTTAAAAGCCAAGAGGATGAAATTACTTTCTTCTTTAGGTTCGATATTATGGCCGTTTACCATCACTTTATCGCCTGCAAAAACCTGATCGCCTACTTTAGCCCTTTTTCCGTTGATGAAAACTGTACCCTTTTCGATATAACGGTCTGCTTCACGGCGTGAACATAATCCACTTTCACTGATGAATTTATTTAAACGGGTTGCAGAGTTATTGTTCATATTGCAATTTTACGGAAATAAATCGTGTTATCCATTCTTCATGCTGGCAACAAATGAACCAATAGTGCTTTTGAGGGTGGTTAAGGTTTCTTTATCGGTAATCGATCCCTCATTATTGATCTTCGCTTTTGCAAATGAGATAAGCTGGGGCGATACCCTCGCTTCAATTACCGTTAAAATGTCGATGATGGATTGATAGGCTTTCTGGCCTTGGGTTGAAGCAACAAGTGCTAAAACAGGTTTTCCCGAAAATGATGCTGAACTTACCGTCCAATCAAGCAGGTTTTTTAGCGAACCTGGTAAGCCCATTGCGTATTCTGGTGAAGAGATAATGATTCCATCTGCCTTTTTGATGCTTGAGCGAAGCTCTTTTACGGCTTGTGGTGGATTTTCTTGGTCTAAATCAGGATTGAAATGTGGAATATCTGCAATGGATGGAAAGTTTGTTACCTCGAACTCTCCGCCTAAGAGCCGAGAGATAGCTGTTATGTAAAGTGCGTTGGTTGATACTGCTTTCGTGCTTCCAGAGATTGCCAATATTTTTTTCATTGCTAAAAGTAGCAAAGCGGAAATGGAATATCAAGGTAGTCTGGTAATCGTGTTGTCATTTCAAAACGGGCCATCGAAACGCACCAGGTTTCGACAGCCTATTCTGAACTTATTAACAACTAAAAGTTTTGATCATCTGCACTTGGACCATAACTACCTGGGATTGGGATATCCAACAATCTTAAATAAACGCCTAACTGTGCCCTGTGGTGAGTGGTTTGGCTAAGTGAATGGCGGATGGTTTCGTATTTAGAATAATCTGCCAAAACCTGTTTGCCCATGCTCAATACCCAACGGCCATTTAGGTCTTCTTCTGTGGATTTTTCCAATTCTGCTTTTCCTAGTGCATAATTTTCCTCTAGAATTTTAACTAGGTCATCGGCACTTTCTACAGATTTTTCTACATAAGGTGCTGTTTCAAAATCCAGTCCATCTGTAGTTAAAGCCAGTGAAACCCAACTCGGCAGATCCGCAATATGAACCGCAAGCGATTTCATTTTCATGCTTTTTTCATGTGGTGCCCAGTCAAATTTATCTACAGGTACAATAGCCAGGAATTTTTTTGTCGTATTAAATTCGGCTTCCAACTCTTTCAATAATAATTTAATAATGTCCATATTTTTCTGTTTTGTTTTTTCAGCGGTATTTAAATCCATTAGTAATAAATCGGCTATACTCATGATTTTGGTGTTTAGTTATACAAAGAAAACACAGCCAACTGACAACCCTATGGCAGTGTGAAAAATATTTTTTTAATAATTTACAGGAAGCAGATGCATGTATTCACTTAGTGGCATGTGCTGTGTTTTTTTGAAAGGAATACCTAGATTTTTAAGGCAGATAATCCGGATGAGGTTAAAATCACGGTATTCATTCCTGTAATGGCACCAGGCAATTAAATGCCAGCTAAAAGCATAGAAAATCAATCCAATCGGCTCTACTTCCCGTCTGCTCACTTCCTCCTTATTGTTTTTATAATCGAGTTCGATCAGGTGTTTTTCGGCAATGGCGTGTTGAATAAGTGATAAGTATTCGAAGTTAAAATTTAACCTTTCCGGAATCTGCAATTTAATATGCTGGTTTAAGGTTTCGAGCTTTTCTTTTTGTCCGGATTTTAATACCGCCTTTACTTTTGTCAACGCTGTAGAATAATGGGTACGGATAGAATTATCAGCAAATCCGCTGACCAAACTTTCAACCAATAGCAGTGCATTGGCTTCATCCATATTAAAAGAAAC from Flavobacterium sp. W4I14 includes these protein-coding regions:
- a CDS encoding 23S rRNA (adenine2503-C2)-methyltransferase (product_source=KO:K06941; cath_funfam=3.20.20.70; cog=COG0820; ko=KO:K06941; pfam=PF04055,PF13394; superfamily=102114; tigrfam=TIGR00048) — translated: MVTAKKTDIRALDLPQLQQHLVAMQQPAFRAKQIYQWLWEKSATSFEQMSNLSKDLRKALGETFAINAVQVNNSQFSSDHTIKNTFRLADGNIVEGVLIPLEDRMTACVSSQVGCSLTCKFCATGYMDRKRNLNADEIYDQVVLIDKQAKQNYNNPLTNIVYMGMGEPLLNYANVLKSIERITAPDGLNMSYKRITVSTAGIAKMIKKLGDDGAKFNLALSLHAADDKKRNEIMPINEANSLKALADALKYYFAKTKNPVTYEYIVFNHFNDEISDAMDLAKFCKHIPCKVNLIEYNPISFADFTNAEGDKIDAFSNYLKSQGINTNIRRSRGKDIDAACGQLAVKEEANA
- a CDS encoding 23S rRNA pseudouridine2604 synthase (product_source=KO:K06182; cath_funfam=3.10.290.10,3.30.70.1560; cog=COG1187; ko=KO:K06182; pfam=PF00849,PF01479; smart=SM00363; superfamily=55120,55174; tigrfam=TIGR00093), producing the protein MNNNSATRLNKFISESGLCSRREADRYIEKGTVFINGKRAKVGDQVFAGDKVMVNGHNIEPKEESNFILLAFNKPVGITSTTEGSVRDNIVDYVNHSERIFPIGRLDKDSSGLIFLTNNGDIVNKILRAGNKHEKEYVVTVNKPITEDFIFEMSNGVPILGVNTRKCKVRQISTFVFNIILIQGLNRQIRRMCEHFGYEVTKLERTRIMNINLKGIPTGEFRELTEDEMKSITKSVENSSSEAKTKPKSTIKKKANAWEEIPELKEEQPKKSFKPKPSGPKSTGKKNAGHSGAKPNGKSNTGNRNSRPTKSKTISKPNSRGRGR
- a CDS encoding chromate reductase (product_source=KO:K19784; cath_funfam=3.40.50.360; cog=COG0431; ko=KO:K19784; pfam=PF03358; superfamily=52218) — encoded protein: MKKILAISGSTKAVSTNALYITAISRLLGGEFEVTNFPSIADIPHFNPDLDQENPPQAVKELRSSIKKADGIIISSPEYAMGLPGSLKNLLDWTVSSASFSGKPVLALVASTQGQKAYQSIIDILTVIEARVSPQLISFAKAKINNEGSITDKETLTTLKSTIGSFVASMKNG
- a CDS encoding putative damage-inducible protein DinB (product_source=COG2318; cog=COG2318; pfam=PF05163; superfamily=109854) → MSIADLLLMDLNTAEKTKQKNMDIIKLLLKELEAEFNTTKKFLAIVPVDKFDWAPHEKSMKMKSLAVHIADLPSWVSLALTTDGLDFETAPYVEKSVESADDLVKILEENYALGKAELEKSTEEDLNGRWVLSMGKQVLADYSKYETIRHSLSQTTHHRAQLGVYLRLLDIPIPGSYGPSADDQNF
- a CDS encoding putative DNA-binding transcriptional regulator YafY (product_source=COG2378; cath_funfam=1.10.10.10; cog=COG2378; pfam=PF08279,PF13280; smart=SM00420; superfamily=46785); the encoded protein is MNRIDRLFGILTLLQSRKYITAEKIAERFDMSIRTVYRDIKALGEQGIPVSFEQHKGYYLVQGYFLPPVSFNMDEANALLLVESLVSGFADNSIRTHYSTALTKVKAVLKSGQKEKLETLNQHIKLQIPERLNFNFEYLSLIQHAIAEKHLIELDYKNNKEEVSRREVEPIGLIFYAFSWHLIAWCHYRNEYRDFNLIRIICLKNLGIPFKKTQHMPLSEYMHLLPVNY